Proteins from a single region of Chengkuizengella sediminis:
- a CDS encoding DUF3892 domain-containing protein produces MSRMENNIQNQGNRVEIVAVRKNGDGDLTEFKTSDGRTLGYQQALQEVQNGNISGVNAFKGRDGETYLRGDADGDPSNNLDQLPIF; encoded by the coding sequence ATGAGTCGAATGGAAAATAATATTCAAAATCAGGGAAACCGTGTTGAAATTGTAGCTGTAAGAAAAAATGGAGATGGGGATTTAACTGAATTTAAAACATCCGATGGACGAACGTTAGGTTATCAACAAGCTTTGCAAGAAGTTCAGAACGGCAATATTAGTGGTGTGAATGCATTTAAAGGAAGAGATGGTGAAACCTATTTACGTGGAGATGCGGATGGAGATCCAAGTAATAATTTAGATCAATTACCTATATTTTAA
- a CDS encoding DUF1292 domain-containing protein, with protein MTDELSHQDDEQSFIITDDQGNEYEMSIVYTFSVVDDQYAVLIDNNNPEGDGVIFKLVEEGEENFLEPIESDDEWQRVVAIYEEIVAEENKKV; from the coding sequence ATGACGGACGAGTTAAGCCATCAAGATGATGAACAAAGTTTTATTATTACGGATGATCAAGGCAATGAATATGAAATGTCGATTGTTTATACATTTTCAGTAGTTGATGATCAGTATGCTGTATTAATTGATAATAACAATCCAGAAGGTGACGGAGTTATCTTTAAATTGGTTGAAGAAGGCGAAGAGAATTTTCTTGAGCCAATTGAAAGTGATGATGAATGGCAACGAGTCGTAGCCATCTATGAGGAAATTGTTGCAGAAGAAAACAAAAAAGTATAA
- a CDS encoding TetR/AcrR family transcriptional regulator, protein MSESMEQWIEELLKINDEDEKKTDKQMNIITAAIEIFAKKGYSASSTNEIAKKAGVAEGTIFRHYKTKKELLISIVAPMMTKLVAPFILRDVEKLLASSHHSYEDFLRELMSNRIKFIKKNTSVLKILLQEIPFQPDLQALFVKHVASNVYTRIYKIVDHFQSKGEIISVPPPSIVRFTVSTIMGHLLVRYFILPDLVWDDEKEIDHTIHFIMYGISNTPKTEGNF, encoded by the coding sequence GTGTCAGAATCAATGGAACAATGGATCGAAGAACTACTTAAAATCAATGATGAGGATGAAAAAAAAACAGATAAACAAATGAATATTATTACTGCAGCCATTGAAATTTTCGCTAAGAAGGGTTATTCTGCCTCCTCTACAAATGAAATAGCTAAAAAAGCAGGTGTAGCTGAAGGAACTATTTTTCGCCATTATAAAACGAAAAAAGAATTATTAATTTCAATTGTTGCACCAATGATGACGAAACTTGTTGCTCCATTCATATTAAGAGATGTTGAAAAACTCCTAGCTAGTTCACACCACTCATATGAGGATTTTTTAAGGGAATTGATGAGCAATCGAATTAAGTTTATTAAAAAAAATACTTCTGTATTAAAAATACTACTACAAGAAATCCCCTTTCAACCTGATTTACAAGCTTTATTTGTAAAACATGTAGCTTCAAACGTTTATACGCGAATTTATAAAATCGTAGATCATTTTCAAAGTAAAGGAGAAATTATATCAGTCCCCCCTCCTTCCATCGTTCGATTTACAGTATCCACAATCATGGGGCATTTGTTAGTTAGATATTTTATCCTCCCTGATTTAGTATGGGATGATGAAAAAGAAATAGATCATACGATACACTTTATTATGTATGGTATAAGTAATACTCCAAAAACAGAAGGAAACTTTTAA
- a CDS encoding IS3 family transposase, which produces MSCKVYSHKRIKAKLKNMSPIQYRTHAQQIA; this is translated from the coding sequence ATGTCGTGTAAAGTTTATAGTCACAAACGAATTAAGGCAAAACTAAAAAACATGAGTCCGATACAATACCGAACTCATGCCCAACAAATTGCCTAA
- a CDS encoding DUF3055 domain-containing protein — MFDKLYDVNENTHVNFIGFTSENFRYDFAFVYTDNFFGKPLVVCMQTGRSSLLCFDDLDNLDYLQRIFSINEVEAEELSDFLKHRIPSVPNIAQY; from the coding sequence ATGTTCGATAAATTATATGATGTAAATGAGAATACACATGTTAATTTTATTGGATTTACTTCTGAAAATTTTCGTTATGATTTTGCTTTTGTTTACACAGATAATTTTTTTGGTAAGCCACTTGTAGTGTGTATGCAAACAGGAAGATCTTCACTATTATGCTTTGATGATTTAGATAACTTAGATTATTTACAACGTATATTTAGCATCAACGAGGTGGAGGCTGAGGAACTTTCAGATTTTTTAAAACATAGAATACCTTCTGTACCGAATATTGCTCAATACTGA
- a CDS encoding MFS transporter — protein MQKKIGIIMVLLITTFIGFAIIIPVLPKIVTIFHMNMMLALYSAVSFIMSPIWGKLSDRWGRRPIILTGILGFSISFFIFALSIESLWLMYISRILGGFFSGAVTSCAVAYVADITTNEKRTKAMGLVGMSIGLGFIFGPAIGGLLSTISTQTPFFVSSGLAFITFIFVLLYLTESLSKEQRMNKEKQKVSRWSAFTGPMKYLYIMSFLVTFTLAGLEGTLIYYVDLRFDATSEKIGIMFLISGIVGALIQGGVIRRYVKPGSESKFIQFGLLLSALGFILLLFSKDLWTASLYLSVFAAGNAFIRPCVISLITQKTKVGQGIATGLNSSMDSLGRIAGPLFASALFSINVTLPFIIGAVICVAAIQLVVSYKKIENNIEAA, from the coding sequence TTGCAAAAAAAGATTGGTATCATCATGGTTTTACTTATAACGACTTTTATTGGCTTTGCTATTATCATCCCTGTACTACCAAAAATAGTGACTATTTTTCATATGAATATGATGTTGGCTCTATATTCTGCGGTTTCATTTATTATGTCTCCAATCTGGGGGAAACTCTCTGATCGCTGGGGACGTAGGCCGATTATTTTAACTGGTATTTTAGGGTTTAGTATTAGTTTTTTTATTTTCGCACTTTCGATAGAGAGTTTATGGTTAATGTACATATCTAGAATATTAGGTGGGTTCTTTTCAGGCGCCGTTACTTCTTGTGCAGTAGCTTATGTAGCAGATATTACAACTAATGAAAAACGGACAAAAGCAATGGGACTCGTTGGGATGTCCATTGGTCTTGGTTTTATATTTGGACCTGCTATCGGGGGATTATTAAGTACAATTAGCACACAAACGCCATTTTTTGTTTCTTCCGGTCTTGCTTTTATAACTTTTATCTTTGTGTTGCTTTATCTGACAGAATCCTTATCTAAAGAGCAAAGGATGAATAAAGAAAAGCAAAAGGTTTCACGTTGGTCAGCATTTACAGGTCCGATGAAATATTTATATATTATGTCCTTTCTTGTAACGTTTACTTTAGCTGGACTTGAGGGAACTTTAATCTATTATGTGGATCTTAGATTTGATGCAACGTCTGAAAAGATTGGAATTATGTTTTTGATAAGTGGAATTGTTGGGGCTCTGATTCAAGGTGGAGTAATACGCAGATATGTAAAACCAGGCTCAGAATCTAAATTTATACAATTCGGACTGTTACTCTCAGCACTTGGATTTATATTATTATTATTTTCAAAAGATTTATGGACAGCCTCTTTATATTTATCTGTGTTTGCTGCAGGTAATGCTTTTATTAGACCTTGTGTAATCTCCTTGATTACACAAAAAACAAAAGTAGGTCAAGGGATTGCAACAGGTTTAAACTCTTCAATGGATAGTTTAGGTAGAATAGCGGGACCGCTTTTTGCTTCGGCCCTTTTCTCAATAAACGTAACTTTACCATTTATCATTGGGGCTGTTATATGTGTTGCTGCTATTCAACTTGTTGTATCTTATAAAAAAATAGAAAATAATATAGAAGCCGCTTAA
- a CDS encoding alpha/beta hydrolase, translating into MIIAISIVIFIGLGCFSIAMYVGWNLSHPQKQSILDSPMRYDLKYTDVEFKSRDQVTKLKGWFIPNHSTEPAKMTIIFVHGYTKNREQDNFPFLSLAQSIVKAGYNVLLFDLRNSGESSGGLTTLGQLEKYDVLGAIDWIQQNKEGKVGLLGVSMGAATAIQAAAEEPSVAGLIADSPYHDLKYYLRTNLATWSNLPNSIFTPLIMNILGPLIGIKPEEVSPIKSVDAIYPRPILFIHSEGDQSISYTESERMFNKHPDQFEFWKTKCEVHVRSFQQYPVEYTNKVISFFNKISC; encoded by the coding sequence ATGATTATAGCCATCAGTATTGTTATATTCATTGGGTTAGGGTGTTTTTCAATTGCCATGTATGTAGGTTGGAACTTATCACATCCCCAAAAACAATCTATCTTAGATTCTCCTATGAGATATGACCTTAAATATACAGATGTTGAATTCAAAAGTAGAGATCAAGTAACTAAACTAAAGGGATGGTTTATACCTAACCATTCAACAGAACCTGCTAAGATGACCATCATTTTTGTCCATGGTTATACAAAAAATAGGGAGCAAGACAATTTTCCATTTTTATCATTAGCTCAATCCATAGTTAAAGCAGGATACAATGTTCTTTTATTTGACTTAAGAAATTCAGGTGAATCGAGTGGAGGTTTAACCACTTTAGGGCAGCTTGAAAAATATGATGTTTTAGGAGCAATAGATTGGATACAACAAAATAAAGAAGGAAAAGTAGGTTTGCTTGGTGTATCCATGGGTGCTGCTACTGCAATACAAGCAGCGGCTGAAGAGCCTTCTGTAGCTGGACTTATAGCTGATAGTCCTTATCATGATTTGAAATATTATTTAAGAACTAATTTAGCAACATGGTCTAATCTACCTAATTCTATATTCACACCTTTAATTATGAATATATTAGGACCTCTAATTGGAATTAAACCAGAGGAGGTTTCACCTATCAAATCTGTGGATGCAATTTACCCCAGACCTATATTATTTATCCATAGTGAGGGTGATCAATCTATCTCTTATACGGAAAGTGAAAGGATGTTCAACAAACATCCTGACCAATTTGAATTTTGGAAAACGAAATGTGAAGTACATGTCCGTTCCTTTCAACAATATCCAGTAGAGTACACAAATAAAGTCATTTCATTTTTTAATAAAATATCTTGCTGA
- a CDS encoding stalk domain-containing protein: MKFKRTFLLIVGLSILGAATVVADSKIKQYSGKEISVQVNGELLSKPALNIEGTTMLPVRDIANKLQAMVEYNAATDTVSIYKPNVQVSLLTRLKDGQFGTFGTVPKNDENEFFIFTQIDTLLTDIDSLKYEIIDPNGSIVYNYTEPDLTEQNENMWLYTPNINFTAKITGEYTVNVYMKLTESDEFSLVGQKVFTAN; encoded by the coding sequence ATGAAATTCAAACGCACGTTTTTACTTATAGTAGGCCTTTCTATTTTAGGGGCTGCCACTGTTGTCGCTGACAGTAAAATTAAACAATACAGCGGAAAGGAAATTTCTGTCCAAGTCAATGGAGAACTGTTATCTAAACCGGCTTTAAATATTGAAGGGACGACAATGTTACCAGTTCGAGATATAGCAAATAAACTTCAAGCTATGGTTGAATATAATGCAGCTACAGATACTGTTTCCATTTACAAACCAAATGTCCAAGTATCATTATTAACTAGATTAAAAGATGGGCAATTTGGAACATTTGGTACAGTACCTAAAAACGATGAAAATGAGTTTTTCATCTTTACGCAAATTGATACATTATTAACAGATATAGATTCTCTGAAATATGAAATTATTGATCCTAATGGTTCTATTGTTTATAATTATACTGAGCCAGATTTGACTGAACAAAATGAGAATATGTGGTTGTATACCCCAAACATTAACTTCACAGCTAAAATCACAGGTGAATATACAGTAAATGTTTATATGAAATTGACTGAAAGCGATGAGTTTTCTCTTGTAGGTCAAAAAGTGTTTACTGCAAATTAA
- a CDS encoding NAD-dependent epimerase/dehydratase family protein — MRVLITGMDGYLGWALTQYLIARGHVVGGVDNFFRRQWVEEMDSWSAIPVVSMEERLITLKERFGEVVKFWEGDLRNYDFVEHIFQEFQPEAIVHFAECASAPYSSIDVHHAVFVQNNNITTTFNILFAMKEWSPEAQLIKLGTMGEYGTPDLDIPEGFFEVEFRGRKDKLPFPRQAGSWYHWSKVHGSNNVMFACKLWGLKATDVMQGVVFGTHIDEMGNYERLFTRLDFDQAFGTIINRFCCEAVIEYPLTIYGSGNQKRGFLSLQDSMQCLTLILEHPPPKGEYRVFNQFQNVYCLFELAQKVKKVAEGFGLNVQIQHLENPRLELEDHYYQPDHQNLLNLGFKQTVDVERELENMIHQLVRYTDRIKEKKQVLKPDIFWNYKE; from the coding sequence ATGAGAGTTCTAATTACAGGTATGGATGGTTATCTAGGTTGGGCATTAACCCAGTATTTAATCGCTCGTGGACATGTAGTAGGGGGGGTTGATAATTTCTTTCGTAGACAGTGGGTGGAAGAAATGGATTCATGGAGTGCTATTCCGGTTGTGTCGATGGAAGAACGGCTCATCACTTTAAAAGAGCGTTTTGGAGAGGTTGTTAAATTCTGGGAAGGGGATTTGAGAAACTATGATTTTGTAGAACACATCTTTCAGGAATTTCAACCAGAAGCAATTGTACACTTTGCTGAGTGTGCATCTGCACCTTATTCATCCATTGATGTACATCATGCTGTATTTGTGCAAAATAATAATATTACGACAACATTTAATATATTATTTGCAATGAAGGAATGGTCACCTGAAGCGCAATTAATAAAGCTTGGAACAATGGGTGAGTATGGTACACCTGATCTAGACATACCTGAGGGATTTTTTGAGGTCGAGTTTAGGGGACGAAAAGATAAACTCCCTTTTCCGCGCCAAGCGGGATCATGGTATCATTGGAGCAAGGTTCATGGATCAAACAATGTTATGTTCGCTTGTAAACTCTGGGGCTTGAAGGCAACAGATGTTATGCAAGGTGTTGTCTTTGGTACTCATATTGATGAAATGGGGAACTATGAGCGGTTATTTACACGTTTGGATTTTGATCAGGCATTTGGAACGATCATCAATAGGTTCTGTTGTGAAGCCGTAATCGAATATCCACTTACGATCTATGGTTCAGGAAATCAGAAACGTGGGTTTTTATCACTTCAAGATTCGATGCAATGTTTAACACTAATATTAGAACATCCGCCACCGAAAGGTGAATATCGTGTCTTCAATCAGTTTCAGAATGTATATTGTCTGTTCGAATTGGCACAAAAAGTAAAGAAAGTTGCAGAGGGATTCGGGTTAAACGTTCAGATTCAACACTTGGAAAACCCTCGCCTGGAACTTGAAGACCACTATTATCAACCAGATCATCAAAATCTTCTGAACCTTGGGTTTAAGCAAACAGTAGATGTTGAACGTGAGTTAGAAAACATGATTCATCAGTTAGTTAGATATACAGATCGAATTAAAGAGAAGAAACAAGTTCTTAAACCTGATATATTTTGGAATTATAAAGAATAA
- a CDS encoding MBL fold metallo-hydrolase, with amino-acid sequence MTIQIQMIGTGSAFSKKYFNNNALVYADDFTLLIDCGITAPMALHQLNKTVQEIDGILITHLHADHVGGVEELAFQAKYLYNIKPKLFICSKLLPILWENSLKAGLSDGQGNKLEDFFEVIPIIENENTIITPSLNIEMIQTKHIPNKLSYSLLINDDIFYSADMQFDPNLLAHIHKERNCKTILHDCNLEEPGKVEVHANLSQLLTLPEEIQDKILLMHYGDNMETFVGKTGKMSFIEQQKKYIFPKQ; translated from the coding sequence ATGACTATACAAATACAAATGATTGGAACTGGGAGTGCCTTTTCAAAAAAATACTTTAATAACAATGCATTGGTTTATGCTGATGATTTCACTCTTTTAATTGATTGCGGCATCACAGCCCCCATGGCTTTACATCAATTAAACAAAACAGTTCAAGAAATCGATGGGATATTAATTACTCATTTACATGCTGATCACGTAGGTGGAGTAGAGGAATTAGCCTTTCAAGCAAAATACTTATATAATATAAAACCAAAACTTTTTATTTGTTCTAAATTATTACCTATTTTATGGGAAAACAGTTTAAAAGCAGGGTTGAGTGATGGACAAGGAAATAAGTTAGAAGATTTTTTTGAGGTCATTCCGATAATTGAAAATGAAAATACGATTATCACTCCATCTTTAAATATAGAAATGATACAAACAAAGCATATTCCAAATAAATTAAGTTACTCATTATTGATTAATGATGACATATTTTATAGCGCAGATATGCAGTTTGATCCTAACTTGCTTGCACACATTCATAAAGAAAGAAATTGCAAAACCATTCTTCATGATTGTAATTTAGAGGAACCTGGAAAAGTCGAAGTACATGCTAACTTGAGCCAACTTTTAACTCTTCCAGAAGAGATTCAAGATAAAATTTTACTTATGCATTATGGGGATAACATGGAAACGTTTGTTGGTAAAACTGGAAAGATGTCATTTATAGAGCAACAAAAAAAATATATATTCCCCAAACAGTGA
- a CDS encoding glycosyltransferase → MCYSLISIVIPVRNEFDRLVGTIKSIMENGVTACEKEFIIVDDASDDHFYEKIVDEVSEVCIKVFRLDEHVGIPRARNYGVSKAQGDIIFLTDAHVRFSKGWDSYVLNNIEDNRIIAATICDPKSNLKGYGSHLIVPFMGIRWNQKMDVDRPSFVQVASSAGTVLTKKLFERIGGYDLGMMIYGGAEPEFSIRAWLSGAEIVSAPSLQVYHRFKTIEEISIFLKGLGTNLIHNNLRFGLLYLSELACLQMIRYFAMLYPKRMQDAVKLLQNGDVWDRRAQLNETLSYDFKWFVRHFNLKDQINQEIIF, encoded by the coding sequence ATGTGTTATTCGTTAATTAGCATTGTAATTCCTGTAAGAAATGAATTTGATCGTTTAGTTGGAACAATCAAGTCCATTATGGAGAACGGTGTTACTGCATGTGAGAAAGAATTTATTATAGTAGATGATGCTTCTGATGATCATTTCTATGAAAAAATAGTAGATGAGGTTTCTGAAGTTTGTATTAAGGTGTTTCGACTTGATGAGCATGTAGGAATTCCACGTGCAAGGAACTATGGTGTAAGTAAGGCACAAGGTGACATTATATTTCTAACCGATGCACATGTACGTTTTAGTAAAGGGTGGGATAGCTATGTGTTAAATAACATAGAAGATAATAGAATTATAGCTGCCACCATTTGTGATCCTAAATCAAATCTTAAAGGTTACGGGAGCCATTTAATCGTACCTTTTATGGGGATAAGGTGGAATCAAAAAATGGATGTTGATCGTCCATCTTTCGTTCAAGTTGCATCTTCAGCAGGGACTGTTCTTACCAAAAAGTTGTTTGAGAGAATTGGTGGATATGATTTAGGTATGATGATATATGGAGGTGCCGAGCCCGAATTTAGTATCAGGGCATGGTTAAGTGGTGCTGAGATTGTATCAGCCCCATCTCTCCAAGTTTATCATCGATTTAAAACGATTGAAGAAATTAGCATCTTTTTAAAAGGACTAGGAACGAATTTGATCCACAATAATCTCAGGTTTGGACTTTTATATTTAAGTGAACTCGCTTGCTTGCAAATGATTAGATATTTTGCAATGCTCTATCCTAAACGAATGCAAGATGCAGTTAAACTATTGCAAAACGGTGACGTTTGGGATCGGAGAGCTCAACTCAATGAAACTTTATCTTATGATTTTAAATGGTTTGTTCGCCATTTTAACTTGAAGGATCAAATAAACCAAGAAATTATTTTTTAA
- a CDS encoding organic hydroperoxide resistance protein: MEVLYTATATATGGRDGKVISDDHVINLDLKTPKELGGPGGHATNPEQLFAAGYSACFDSALKVVLRNKKVEVKSTAVTGKVSIGKDPDGGFKIGAELLVKIEGIEQAQALELVKAAHQVCPYSKATRGNIEVKLLLAQ, encoded by the coding sequence ATGGAAGTATTGTACACTGCGACTGCTACTGCAACAGGGGGAAGAGATGGAAAAGTGATTTCAGATGATCATGTGATTAATCTAGATTTAAAAACACCAAAAGAGCTTGGAGGACCTGGTGGCCATGCTACGAATCCAGAACAATTATTTGCTGCAGGTTATTCGGCTTGTTTTGATAGTGCATTAAAAGTAGTACTCCGAAATAAGAAAGTTGAAGTGAAATCTACTGCTGTTACAGGAAAAGTTTCGATTGGTAAGGATCCAGATGGAGGTTTTAAAATAGGAGCTGAATTATTAGTGAAAATTGAAGGTATAGAGCAAGCACAGGCGTTGGAGTTAGTTAAAGCGGCTCATCAAGTTTGTCCTTATTCGAAAGCAACACGCGGTAATATAGAAGTAAAACTATTGTTAGCACAATAA
- a CDS encoding aminotransferase class I/II-fold pyridoxal phosphate-dependent enzyme: MNQQHRTPLFTSLIEHAQKKPYQFHIPGHKAGEGMDEQFKDFIGSNALSIDLINIAPLDDLHQPTGIIQEAQQLAAEAFGADYTFFSVQGTSGAIMTMIMSVCGHGDKIIVPRNVHKSIMSAIIFAGAKPVFIYPTMDEKLGIAHGITTQSVQRALEIHPDAKAVLVINPTYFGIAANLKEIVDIAHSYAIPVLVDEAHGVHIHFHEKLPLSAMQAGADMAATSVHKLGGSLTQSSVLNVKEGLVDAKRVQSIMSMLTTTSTSYILLASLDTARKNLAINGAQMASLSLSLADHARKQINEIKGFYCFGEEILGSEATYDYDPTKLTIHLQGIQLSGYEVENILRDDYNIEVELSDMYNILCIITPGDTIEKIDGLIQSLQHLSEKYYNQKELKNLFVKTPEIPQLSLSPRDAFYADTEVIEFQESAGRIIAEFIMVYPPGIPILLPGEVVTQENINYINEHLEVGLPIQGPEDKTIKNVKVIVETSAIR, from the coding sequence ATGAATCAACAACATCGTACCCCTCTATTTACATCATTAATTGAACATGCACAAAAAAAACCTTATCAATTTCATATTCCTGGTCATAAAGCAGGGGAAGGTATGGATGAACAATTTAAGGACTTTATTGGAAGCAACGCTCTCTCCATTGATTTAATTAATATTGCACCTTTGGATGATCTCCATCAACCTACTGGCATTATTCAGGAAGCACAGCAATTAGCAGCAGAAGCTTTTGGAGCAGATTATACCTTTTTTTCAGTACAAGGTACTAGTGGAGCGATAATGACGATGATTATGTCCGTATGTGGACATGGTGATAAAATCATCGTTCCAAGAAATGTTCATAAATCAATTATGTCTGCAATCATATTTGCAGGAGCAAAACCAGTTTTCATCTACCCTACTATGGACGAAAAATTAGGTATTGCACATGGGATTACAACTCAATCGGTACAAAGAGCTTTAGAAATCCATCCAGATGCAAAAGCAGTACTTGTCATCAACCCGACCTACTTTGGAATTGCAGCAAACTTAAAGGAAATTGTTGATATAGCACATTCTTATGCTATACCTGTGTTAGTAGATGAAGCTCATGGTGTGCATATTCATTTTCACGAAAAGCTACCTCTATCTGCGATGCAAGCTGGAGCAGATATGGCAGCAACTAGTGTTCATAAACTTGGAGGGTCTCTCACACAGAGCTCAGTTTTGAATGTGAAAGAAGGACTGGTTGATGCAAAAAGAGTTCAATCCATTATGAGTATGTTAACTACAACATCAACTTCATATATCTTATTGGCATCATTAGATACTGCCCGTAAAAACTTAGCTATTAATGGAGCTCAGATGGCATCTTTAAGTTTATCTTTAGCTGATCATGCTAGGAAACAAATTAATGAAATTAAGGGGTTTTATTGTTTTGGCGAGGAGATACTTGGAAGTGAAGCAACTTATGATTATGATCCAACCAAATTAACGATTCACCTGCAAGGAATTCAACTTTCTGGATATGAAGTTGAAAATATATTAAGAGATGATTATAACATCGAAGTAGAATTAAGTGATATGTATAATATTCTTTGTATTATCACTCCAGGTGATACGATTGAAAAAATAGATGGATTGATACAATCTCTTCAACATCTCTCTGAAAAATACTACAACCAAAAAGAATTAAAGAATTTATTTGTAAAAACACCAGAAATCCCGCAGTTATCTCTCTCACCACGGGATGCCTTTTATGCAGATACTGAAGTGATTGAGTTTCAGGAATCTGCAGGCAGAATTATTGCTGAATTTATTATGGTATATCCGCCTGGGATTCCAATATTATTACCAGGTGAAGTTGTGACACAAGAAAACATTAATTATATAAATGAACACTTAGAGGTAGGTTTACCGATTCAAGGACCTGAAGATAAAACAATTAAAAATGTGAAAGTTATCGTAGAAACATCAGCCATTCGTTAA
- a CDS encoding DUF1885 family protein, protein MSQSAYIKFKEKSTVTSITLDEVKAQLLTYKEQMNNTGQQLGWDYGEAAFPYTMEAKSDSEGKWFYLKGINHLYKYIIVGVGNMTQDDDEQSYIQVVLPDGCTHGDKAKGNELCKYLGKQFKAELQLFNGRKMYYNPRK, encoded by the coding sequence TTGAGTCAAAGCGCATACATAAAATTCAAAGAGAAATCAACGGTAACGTCTATAACTTTAGATGAAGTGAAAGCGCAACTATTAACTTATAAGGAACAAATGAATAATACGGGGCAACAATTGGGATGGGATTATGGTGAGGCTGCATTTCCCTATACAATGGAAGCAAAATCGGATTCAGAAGGAAAATGGTTTTATCTTAAAGGAATCAATCATCTATATAAGTATATTATCGTAGGGGTTGGCAATATGACTCAAGATGATGATGAACAGTCATACATTCAAGTTGTATTACCCGATGGTTGCACTCATGGAGATAAAGCAAAAGGAAATGAATTGTGTAAATATTTAGGAAAACAATTCAAAGCTGAACTTCAATTATTTAATGGACGTAAAATGTATTATAATCCTCGTAAGTAG